In the genome of Deinococcus sp. QL22, one region contains:
- a CDS encoding transposase, producing the protein MLSVGNSWFPRGSGRQFKVPTRWGSQGRLNLIGTLAVDAQGEHLAVRQLTASCTQDDVTAYLDTLAEQSDDAQRRSGTARLTVVILDNASFHRSKVIRAREPIWAAKGLLLRYLPPYCPMLNRIETTWRKLKGFLMPRRCYDTVSELQAALLIALQALGATLI; encoded by the coding sequence ATGCTGTCGGTCGGCAACTCTTGGTTCCCACGCGGTTCCGGCCGGCAGTTCAAAGTCCCCACGCGCTGGGGATCTCAAGGACGACTCAACTTGATCGGTACGCTCGCCGTGGACGCCCAAGGTGAGCACTTGGCGGTGCGACAGTTGACAGCGTCCTGCACGCAAGATGATGTCACCGCGTATCTCGACACCCTCGCTGAACAGTCTGACGACGCGCAGCGTCGTTCAGGCACAGCACGGTTGACGGTCGTGATTTTAGACAACGCCTCATTCCATCGCAGCAAGGTCATTCGAGCACGAGAGCCGATCTGGGCGGCCAAAGGGCTGCTGCTTCGATACCTCCCGCCGTACTGCCCCATGCTCAATCGCATTGAAACGACCTGGCGCAAGCTGAAAGGATTTCTAATGCCTCGGCGCTGTTACGACACGGTCAGTGAACTCCAAGCGGCCTTGTTGATCGCTCTCCAAGCCCTCGGAGCCACCCTGATCTAA
- a CDS encoding helix-turn-helix domain-containing protein: MTPPARHLSLSSEEDVALRRLELGAGINVKVRLRASIVRLNASGMTVPRLAQHFGRNPQSVHNDLDRYEQQGLPGLMDGRSSGPPRRITPELDQYLQERLAEQRLWNSDLLAEALQERFGITVSRDAVRVRLLALGYSWKRGRYAPGQVPDPDVIHEHQASIETLKKGHWTANSPSSF, from the coding sequence ATGACTCCTCCAGCCCGACATCTGTCGCTGAGTTCCGAAGAAGACGTGGCCCTGCGCAGGCTAGAACTGGGCGCTGGGATCAACGTCAAAGTTCGTTTGCGAGCGAGCATTGTCCGTCTGAACGCCAGTGGAATGACCGTACCGCGCCTGGCACAGCATTTCGGGCGCAACCCACAAAGCGTTCACAACGATCTGGATCGCTATGAACAGCAGGGACTCCCTGGATTGATGGACGGCCGGTCTTCGGGGCCGCCGCGCCGGATCACTCCAGAACTGGATCAGTATCTTCAGGAGCGACTGGCGGAGCAACGGCTCTGGAACAGCGACCTCCTCGCCGAAGCGCTCCAAGAGCGCTTCGGGATCACGGTCAGTCGAGACGCGGTTCGCGTTCGACTCCTGGCCTTGGGCTATTCGTGGAAGCGGGGACGCTACGCCCCGGGTCAGGTGCCTGACCCGGATGTCATTCATGAGCATCAGGCGTCGATTGAGACCCTAAAAAAGGGGCACTGGACGGCAAACTCACCCTCAAGTTTTTAG
- a CDS encoding transcriptional regulator, SARP family protein, producing MHVILKAICEGEPEHGSNLYSALSQPNGADDRWGAYCLFLQGQLLPAKDLLLRAKAKGEQGASVELATVLRHLGEPKAAWQELDNLSRSDLAQMDQALMAREAGALYLYHGQLDRARWELEEAWRITVAMNEAGQPLVSPVAQLLGYVYGLLGREAAALHYASVAISVTTGSKRLQPLLTRAQLLIYAGQYREAETDLNEACACQARRLPYQEYLTGILKRAQGQWAAALESFEQAVQTSKLQGELCTEFLAALGAATVLTVQHDFSKAAAHIERASRLPSNSWERTLLTLRQGYWQAAQEEAQAVATLTQARDNFATLDLPRETAWAELHLAESLADRSMGASLSSLKRAIQLSHAVGSVAALVPELRLLPRVTALVVSKQDDSDLATLRNVWMRVTGNQPFQIRLVTLGNAYLEVDGTEVPLGLKRTVELLAYLLARGPAKREQILTAMWPDDDPRRTSNYFHQAKHELMLSVPYLRVTYHKESREYAIECEGANFEWDAARLRSALICYDDEQLTHALEEYTGSFLPDAATEWVREERDAIERQMISVGLRRLTQLSAAGDYAHCKKLAQGLLKFVPVEVDLAEHLLTAILNLDGPIGVRATFKSLEQWVQRELIERPRWMKICNSLPISMHD from the coding sequence ATGCATGTAATCCTAAAGGCGATCTGTGAAGGTGAGCCCGAACATGGGAGCAATCTTTATTCGGCCCTATCCCAACCGAATGGGGCCGACGACCGTTGGGGTGCTTATTGCCTCTTTTTACAAGGGCAACTGTTGCCAGCTAAAGATCTTCTGCTGCGTGCCAAGGCTAAAGGAGAGCAGGGGGCAAGTGTGGAACTTGCGACAGTTCTCCGACATCTAGGGGAACCCAAAGCTGCATGGCAAGAACTAGACAATCTCTCTCGATCCGATCTGGCTCAAATGGATCAGGCACTCATGGCTCGGGAGGCGGGGGCCTTGTATTTGTACCATGGTCAATTGGATCGCGCGCGCTGGGAATTGGAAGAAGCTTGGCGCATCACGGTGGCCATGAATGAGGCCGGTCAGCCTCTGGTTAGTCCGGTAGCGCAACTGCTCGGGTATGTTTACGGCCTTCTCGGGCGTGAGGCAGCTGCCCTTCACTACGCGTCTGTGGCTATTTCTGTAACAACAGGATCTAAGCGGCTTCAGCCGCTTCTCACTCGCGCGCAACTGCTTATCTACGCTGGCCAATATAGGGAAGCGGAGACAGATTTAAATGAGGCGTGTGCCTGCCAGGCCAGAAGACTACCCTACCAAGAGTACCTTACGGGCATCCTGAAGCGGGCACAAGGTCAGTGGGCTGCTGCGTTGGAAAGTTTCGAACAGGCCGTGCAGACTTCAAAGCTCCAGGGCGAACTGTGTACTGAGTTTCTAGCTGCTTTGGGTGCAGCAACTGTTCTTACCGTACAGCATGACTTTTCCAAGGCCGCTGCACACATAGAACGTGCCTCTCGCTTGCCCTCAAACAGTTGGGAGCGTACGCTGTTGACCTTACGACAGGGGTATTGGCAGGCAGCTCAGGAAGAGGCACAGGCTGTAGCGACGTTGACTCAAGCCCGAGATAACTTCGCTACCCTGGATCTACCTCGTGAAACGGCATGGGCCGAACTGCACCTTGCTGAGAGCTTGGCAGACCGTAGTATGGGTGCTTCTCTCTCGTCTCTAAAGCGTGCCATACAGTTGAGTCATGCCGTGGGGAGTGTGGCTGCACTTGTGCCAGAGTTGCGCTTACTCCCGCGGGTGACTGCATTGGTAGTCAGTAAGCAAGATGATTCAGATCTTGCCACGCTACGGAATGTTTGGATGCGGGTAACAGGAAACCAGCCTTTTCAAATTCGTCTAGTTACTCTAGGTAATGCTTATCTGGAGGTTGATGGCACGGAAGTTCCACTGGGCTTGAAACGCACAGTTGAGCTACTGGCGTATCTTCTAGCTCGGGGGCCGGCAAAGCGAGAACAGATTTTGACTGCGATGTGGCCAGATGACGATCCAAGACGCACCAGCAATTACTTTCATCAAGCTAAGCACGAGTTGATGCTTTCAGTACCTTATTTACGCGTGACCTATCATAAAGAGAGTCGCGAATACGCCATTGAGTGCGAGGGAGCTAATTTTGAGTGGGATGCTGCACGCCTCCGGAGTGCCCTCATTTGCTACGACGATGAGCAACTCACACATGCTTTAGAAGAATATACGGGTTCGTTTCTGCCAGACGCAGCAACTGAGTGGGTGCGTGAGGAGCGTGATGCGATAGAACGGCAGATGATTAGCGTGGGTTTGCGGCGGCTAACCCAGCTGAGTGCTGCTGGAGACTACGCCCATTGTAAGAAGCTTGCTCAAGGTCTACTGAAATTTGTTCCCGTCGAGGTTGACCTAGCTGAACACTTGTTAACGGCGATTCTCAATCTTGATGGTCCGATCGGGGTACGAGCTACATTCAAGAGCTTGGAACAGTGGGTGCAGCGCGAACTAATTGAGCGGCCTCGCTGGATGAAAATTTGTAACAGCCTTCCTATTTCAATGCACGACTAA